In Sphaerospermopsis torques-reginae ITEP-024, the genomic window TTCTAGATGGTAATGGCAGAACAGGGCGTTTACTAATTACTTTTTTGCTTTGTGAACAAAATATACTCAAACGACCTTTATTATATATCTCTTACTATTTCAAGAAACACCGTACAGAATACTATGATCGTCTTCAAGCTGTTAGAGATACTGGTAATTGGGAAGGTTGGCTTAAATTCTTTTTACGTGGAGTTTGTGAAGTAGCTCAAGAAGCATCTGCAACTGCTCGAAAAATAGTTAGTATGAAAGAAGAACACCGACAGTTAGTGTTAAATACAATGGGTCGTAAATCAGGAAAAGCAATAACTCTACTAGAAAGCCTTTACTTCAAACCTATTGTTGCTGTGGAAAACGTTCAGGAAATAATTCAATTATCTTATCCCAATGCAAACACACTCATAAAAGAAATGTGTGACTTAGGTTTGCTAAAAGAAATTACAGGGCAAAAGCGTAATCGAGTCTTTGCTTATCAACCGTTTCTAGATGTATTTAAGGATTATTGATGATATCTTATCCCTAGCAATTAAACTCAATTTTAATTTTACATTTACAGCGTGAAACCCGTACTGCTGGGAGAGGTTTTCATCACTGTACACCATAGTTGAACTCGATACAATCAAAACATACACCAGGGAACAGGGAACAGGGAACAGGGAACAGCTTTGAAAATGTCTTTTCATCAGGCTTTGTTCCTAAAGTTTCTACCTCATTTACCTCAAATCTGCTGAAGCTAACCCACAGCTATTATTTAGTAGAAATTAAACAAAATTATGAAGCATTAACAGGAGAAAACTACTATGGGAAATCAATTCAAAACTGCTGCTTTATTAGCTGCCCTTAGTGGCTTATTAATTGCCATTAGTTATTGGGTCATTGGTGGTACTAGCGGTGTAATTATCGGCATTGGATTAGCAGCAGTTACCAACCTATTTTCTTGGTATCAATCTGATAAAATTGCTTTGGCAGTTTATAACGCCCAACCTGTCAGCGAAGCCCAAGCACCAGGACTTTATCGCATGGTAGAAAGACTATCAAACCGTGCTAATATTCCCATGCCAGGAGTGTACATTGTTCCTAGTCAAACTGCTAATGCTTTCGCTACAGGAAGAGATCCAGAACACGCTGCTGTTGCCGTTACTGAAGGCATTTTAAACATCTTACCAGAGGAAGAATTAGAAGGAGTAATTGCCCACGAACTCACCCACATTATTAATCGTGATACCCTCACTCAAGCCGTTGCTGCTACTGTCGCCGGTGCGATATCTTTCCTCGCCCAAATGTTAAGTTATAGCCTGTGGTTTGGTGGTGGTTCAAGAGATAATCAAAGAGGTGGTAATCCTTTGGGAGTGCTAGTAACAGTCATGCTTGCACCTATAGCAGCCACAATTATTCAATTAGCAATTTCCCGCACTAGAGAATTTTCTGCTGATGCTGGTGCTGCCAAATTAACAGGTAATCCCCGCGCTTTAGCTAGGGCTTTACAAAGACTAGAAGCAACCGCTAGACAAATGCCTTTAAATGCTAATCCTGCCTTTGAACCATTATTAATTATTCATCCTATTTCTGGGCAATTTTTAGGTAATTTGTTTTCTAGTCATCCTGCTACAGAAGCCCGTGTAGAAGCATTGCTGAAAATAGAAAGAGAATTGGCAGGTAGTTATTAATAGAATAGAAAATAGATCCCCCTAAATCCCCCTTAAAAAGGGGACTTTGAGTAATTTATCTCGTCCCCAGTCTCAGACTGGGAATGCTTTCCGGGAGGTTCTACCTCCCATCATATCGGTACTTTTAACCTAAACCCAAAAAACCAGAAACTAAAGGTAAAAGTTTATGATTGGGGGTTTTTCCATCCATCATAAGCAGCAATGAGAACATTTACATAAATATTATCAGTAAGTTCTTTAATTGCTTCAATGCCACCCGCTTTTAATGCACCTATTACCCGTTCCTTTAGTTCTGGATTTTTATTGATACCCTTAACTGCCACCTCGATTTCCGCTTGAGTATCTGTAGGTATATCAGCAGGATAGGATTGATTGAGGATTTGGAGTAGTTGTTGAATCTCACTAGCAGATTCCGCTAGGTTTTGCTTGGGATTAACAATCTGATTTCCCATAACCTTACCTGCTACTCCTGTAGCTTCTTTAATATTCATCTATACTTCGACATTGCGACTGTAATCACTACTGTTAGTCATCTGTTTAATTTCCTGTATGATTTGCTGTTGAACATTAATCTGTTTATCTGCTAATATCTCAGTTATATTACCCAAAATTGAGTATTGTTGTTTATTATCCTCAATTCGCTTGTTTTTCTCTTCTAAAAGTTCATCTTTTGCTTGTAATAGGGCTTTATATTTTTCTTCTACAGCTTGTAATGCCAATTGATAATTTTCTGTAAAATCCCTGTGAATCTTTTCTTTATCAGCGCCTTCAGGTGCATTCACCTTAACGACAATTACCCCATCACCTTTATTTTCAATACTCTGGATAGATAGTTCAGTATCTTGATTTTGGTTCTGCACCTTGCCAAAAGCATTAACAAAAGCTTTCCAGTCAATACCATTACGGAAAATTAAATCAACAGTATTTAAAACTTCTTCAAATAATTTGGTAAATTCTCCTGGTTGAAATTCCCCACTACTGGGACGACGTTCACGGTCATCTGTTCCTGGTTTGGGATTTTCTAAAAGATAGACAAAACGACAATCAACATTATCTAATATAGTCGTACTTTCAATATTCCAAGCTTCCACACAAGCACCAGTCATTTGAGCATTGGTGAAATTAGTACCAACCGCTTGAGTAAGAGACAGGTTAGCCCATTCTAAACAAGCGCCTTTAAAAGTGGCTTCAACAATATCAGCATCTTTCAAATTAGCATTTTTCAAATCTGCATCTATCAAGTTTGCACCTCTGAGGTTTGCACCAACATAAGATTTATTTCTACCATTGAGAGTAACAAGCAAGTTGAGAACTGCGGGGTTAGCTAGTATAGTATTACCTGGTCTAGCAAAATCAAGTTTTTTGGCTTTATAAAAACGAGTGCGCGTTAGATTGGCTTTTCTGAAATCCGTGTTTTTTAGAGTTGCACCAGTAAAATCAGCATCAGTTAAATCAGCACCACGAAAACTCGTACCACCTGTTGCAGCGAAGGCAATGGCAAATGAGCCAATCAAAGCATATCTTTCATCCCCAGTAAAACTAAGGCAGCTTATATAAGCAATAAAAAGAAGTAAAACTATAGCTACGGCTCCACCTACAACCACTGCTAGGGTTCTAGCTCCGATTACAACTACAACTAGGAAGCCAATTGTGGCTCCGATAAAGGCTCCAGCTATAGCGGCGGCTTCGGCTCTGGTTCCGGCTCCGACGAAGGCTCCAAGTCCAGCTAGAGCAGCGGTTCCAAATGTGACTCCAGCTACAGCCACGGCTATAGGGGCGGCTCCGGTTCCGGTGAAAGCGAAGGCTATGGTTCCGGTGAAAGCGAAGACTATGGCTCCGGCGTATGCTGCGGCTGTTAAACCCTTAGAAATAGTGACAATACAAAAGACTATTACTATAACTAGAGAAACTATTCCAATAATAAAGTTTTCAGAGTTTTCGGGATTCAAAATCAATGCTATCAATGTACCAATGATGATTGAGAAAAACCCTGATAGTGCTGACATTAGTAACGTAGCTATGAGCAAACCAATTACCCAACGTCGCTGTAGTCCAGCCTTAGCGCCTGTAAAATCAGCATCTTTAAGGATAGCATTGGTAAAATTTGCCCCTCTAATATCAGCTTTACTAAAGTTCGCACCTGTCAGGTCTTGACCTTTAAAAGAGCGTCCCCGAAGATTTTGACCGGAGTAATCTGGTGGCATAATAGCGTCAGCAAGAGTTTATCTATTAGATAATATACATACTTGCTGGTCTTTATTCCTGTTTTTGGCGAAATTCGCAGAAATTCGTCTGTCTGCTGTACTCCTGGCTGCTCAAAAATTAACCTTTGGAAAAATACTTAATCCTGAGATTCAATAAATAAAGGTTTAGCAGCTACGCAAAACCCCACTCCTGCAAGGAAATTGATTTCAGGGCGGATATCGAAGCTAATTCTTAAACTATTTCTAGCTTAAATTTACACCAATGAGCATTGCTCAACCCCTACCAAAATAAACTTTTTTTACTCCTACTTTCTACCTTC contains:
- a CDS encoding pentapeptide repeat-containing protein; protein product: MPPDYSGQNLRGRSFKGQDLTGANFSKADIRGANFTNAILKDADFTGAKAGLQRRWVIGLLIATLLMSALSGFFSIIIGTLIALILNPENSENFIIGIVSLVIVIVFCIVTISKGLTAAAYAGAIVFAFTGTIAFAFTGTGAAPIAVAVAGVTFGTAALAGLGAFVGAGTRAEAAAIAGAFIGATIGFLVVVVIGARTLAVVVGGAVAIVLLLFIAYISCLSFTGDERYALIGSFAIAFAATGGTSFRGADLTDADFTGATLKNTDFRKANLTRTRFYKAKKLDFARPGNTILANPAVLNLLVTLNGRNKSYVGANLRGANLIDADLKNANLKDADIVEATFKGACLEWANLSLTQAVGTNFTNAQMTGACVEAWNIESTTILDNVDCRFVYLLENPKPGTDDRERRPSSGEFQPGEFTKLFEEVLNTVDLIFRNGIDWKAFVNAFGKVQNQNQDTELSIQSIENKGDGVIVVKVNAPEGADKEKIHRDFTENYQLALQAVEEKYKALLQAKDELLEEKNKRIEDNKQQYSILGNITEILADKQINVQQQIIQEIKQMTNSSDYSRNVEV
- a CDS encoding zinc metalloprotease HtpX; translated protein: MGNQFKTAALLAALSGLLIAISYWVIGGTSGVIIGIGLAAVTNLFSWYQSDKIALAVYNAQPVSEAQAPGLYRMVERLSNRANIPMPGVYIVPSQTANAFATGRDPEHAAVAVTEGILNILPEEELEGVIAHELTHIINRDTLTQAVAATVAGAISFLAQMLSYSLWFGGGSRDNQRGGNPLGVLVTVMLAPIAATIIQLAISRTREFSADAGAAKLTGNPRALARALQRLEATARQMPLNANPAFEPLLIIHPISGQFLGNLFSSHPATEARVEALLKIERELAGSY